CGTACGGCGACGAACATACTGTTGTTTCCTCTTTTGATGCGAAAAAGTACCACTTCGCCGGGTTTAACCTCATTGATCACACTGTTGAACTGCCGTACGTTGGTCACTTGACGGCGATTGACCTCTTTGATCAGATCGCCGACGCGAATCCCTTGTCGGTCCGCAGGCGAGTTGTTGACCACTCGGACCACCAATACGCCTTCCTCGTCATAATTCGTACCCAAGCGGCGCTGTGTTTCCGCCGTCAAATTGGCAACTTCGAGACCCAGGGTGTTTCCTTTTGTCCCCTTCTGAGTGTCCTCGGCAAATGTATCCGGCCGTTCACCCAACTTGACGCTCACGGTCTTTTCTTTTCCGTCGCGCCAAATTGTCAGGGTCACGCGGGTGCCCGGCGCCATCGCAGCAATGGTGTTCATCAGCATTGAAGAGTCGCGGATTTCCTTATCGTTTACTTTCAGAATAACATCGCCGTTTCTCAAACCCGCTTCTTCTGCCGGACTGTTTTCCGTTACCTGGTTGACCAGGGCGCCGCGAGGCTTATCCAGCCCGAAAGCTTCCGCCGTCTCTTCGCTGACGTTGCCGATGTAAACACCCAGCCAGCCTCGAGTCACCCGGCCCTTTTCGATCAGCTGCTTCATGACATTTTTGGCCAGGTTGATGGGAATAGCAAAGCCTATCCCCACATTGCCGCCGGAGGTGGAAAAGATCATCGTGTTGATGCCGACCAGCTCGCCCTTGAGATTGACCAACGCACCCCCGCTGTTGCCCGGGTTGATCGCCGCATCCGTCTGGATAAAATCCTCGAAACTAATCTCTCCGCGCGTCAACCCGCTGCGGCCTTTGGCGCTGACGATGCCCGCCGTCACCGTTTGATCCAGCAGCTCGCTGAAGGGATTGCCGATGGCCAACACCCATTCCCCCACCTCCAGTTCGTCGGAATCGCCCATCTTGATCGGGGTCAGGTTTTTGGCGTCGATCTTGATGACCGCCAGGTCGCTCTGCGGGTCACGCCCGATGATTTTTGCGTCGTAGGCGCTGGTGCCGATGGTCACCTGTAGTTCATCGGCATTCTCAACAACGTGATTGTTGGTGAGAATGTAGCCGTTTTCATCGACAATGACCCCAGAGCCTAGTCCTTGCCGAATCTGTTCCTCCGGCACATTGAAAAATTGGCGCCAAAACTCCGGTACATCGGTGCGTACCGTTGCCGTGCTCTTTATCGTCACTACCGAGGGCTTGACTTTTTTGGCCACTGCCGCAAATCCCTTGCTCATCGTCTGCAGTGAAGCCACAGAAGGATCAGACGACAAGTCATCGGTCCTCGAGGTTGAAAAGACTCTGTCTTCAGCGGCCACGGAACCTTTGGGCAGATTCCAGTTAGCGGCTATGATCAACCCGGCAATCACGCCGAGAAAAACACCGAATAGAACGATCAGAAGCACCTGTCTGTTTTTCATTGCTCTGTCTCCCAAAATTTTTCATCCGCTATTGGATGCAAATCAA
The sequence above is drawn from the candidate division KSB1 bacterium genome and encodes:
- a CDS encoding DegQ family serine endoprotease, giving the protein MKNRQVLLIVLFGVFLGVIAGLIIAANWNLPKGSVAAEDRVFSTSRTDDLSSDPSVASLQTMSKGFAAVAKKVKPSVVTIKSTATVRTDVPEFWRQFFNVPEEQIRQGLGSGVIVDENGYILTNNHVVENADELQVTIGTSAYDAKIIGRDPQSDLAVIKIDAKNLTPIKMGDSDELEVGEWVLAIGNPFSELLDQTVTAGIVSAKGRSGLTRGEISFEDFIQTDAAINPGNSGGALVNLKGELVGINTMIFSTSGGNVGIGFAIPINLAKNVMKQLIEKGRVTRGWLGVYIGNVSEETAEAFGLDKPRGALVNQVTENSPAEEAGLRNGDVILKVNDKEIRDSSMLMNTIAAMAPGTRVTLTIWRDGKEKTVSVKLGERPDTFAEDTQKGTKGNTLGLEVANLTAETQRRLGTNYDEEGVLVVRVVNNSPADRQGIRVGDLIKEVNRRQVTNVRQFNSVINEVKPGEVVLFRIKRGNNSMFVAVRAPREKK